The Pseudanabaena galeata CCNP1313 genome includes a region encoding these proteins:
- the hppD gene encoding 4-hydroxyphenylpyruvate dioxygenase, which produces MNESSNNKRFDHLEFYVGNAKQAAHYYSSCFGFKNTAYCGLETGERKVSSFLMEQGDIRFVLSSSFLPEHSISQSIMKHGDTVAIVALEVLDVVKAYNQAVSHGAISYIPPTEQDDEHGVFKFASVHVYGDVLIKFVDRSKYSGVFAPGFVECSTTTSNSVGLKHIDHVVGNVEQGEMDRWCDFFVKALGFDMHMHFDDRAISTEYSALMSKVLRCNNKTFFNINEPAIGKRKSQIQEFLDFHYGPGIQHIGLCTDDIVQTVVQLKKSGVEFLPIPKAYYENLEDWVIETGLPVEKLAELGILVDRDLDGYLLQIFTKPVGDRPTLFFEIIERHGSKGFGAGNFKSLFIALENEQARRGNL; this is translated from the coding sequence ATGAATGAGTCATCTAATAACAAACGATTTGATCACCTTGAGTTCTATGTAGGAAATGCCAAACAAGCAGCACATTACTATTCCAGCTGCTTTGGCTTCAAGAATACTGCTTACTGTGGACTAGAGACAGGCGAACGTAAAGTAAGCTCTTTTCTAATGGAACAGGGAGATATTCGTTTTGTACTGAGTTCATCTTTCCTTCCAGAACACTCGATTTCGCAAAGCATCATGAAGCACGGAGATACAGTTGCTATTGTTGCTCTTGAAGTTCTTGATGTAGTTAAGGCATACAATCAGGCAGTTTCTCATGGTGCTATTAGCTATATTCCACCAACTGAACAAGACGATGAACATGGTGTTTTTAAATTTGCATCTGTTCATGTTTATGGTGATGTATTAATCAAATTCGTAGATCGTAGTAAATATTCTGGCGTTTTTGCGCCAGGTTTTGTTGAGTGCTCCACCACCACCTCCAACTCCGTTGGTTTGAAGCACATCGATCATGTTGTTGGTAACGTCGAGCAAGGTGAAATGGATCGGTGGTGTGATTTCTTTGTTAAAGCACTTGGATTTGATATGCATATGCATTTCGATGATCGAGCTATCTCAACGGAATACTCTGCTTTAATGTCAAAAGTACTTCGATGCAACAATAAAACCTTCTTCAATATAAATGAACCCGCCATTGGCAAGCGCAAATCTCAGATTCAAGAATTTCTAGATTTCCATTATGGTCCTGGTATTCAGCATATTGGTCTCTGTACTGATGATATTGTTCAAACAGTAGTTCAGCTCAAAAAATCTGGAGTCGAGTTTCTTCCTATCCCCAAGGCTTACTATGAAAATTTAGAGGATTGGGTAATTGAAACAGGGCTTCCTGTAGAAAAGCTAGCAGAGTTAGGAATTCTAGTGGATCGCGATCTTGATGGTTATCTATTACAGATTTTCACCAAGCCAGTTGGCGATCGCCCAACGTTATTTTTTGAGATTATTGAGAGACATGGCTCAAAAGGATTTGGGGCAGGAAACTTTAAGTCTTTATTTATCGCCCTTGAAAACGAACAAGCCCGACGTGGAAACCTATAG
- a CDS encoding amino acid adenylation domain-containing protein, producing the protein MNTLDSLLFELSQRDVHLWLEGERLRYRAAKDAITPELLIEIKNRKAEIVQFLRQATQNSSPQLPPIVKIDRNTTLPLSFAQQRLWYLHKFEPDSSSNNMPVVFSFRGILNVSALEKSLHSVIARHEVLRTIFPSVNGQPTQVILPEVDIDISVEDLRLVPTEYRDAKARKRATALAQCSFNLETGPMIRVLLLQLTEVEHLLVFNIHNIVCDAASSDVFYQDFNTLYTAYANNQDSPLPELSVQYVDFANWQRNWLQGEVLESQLNYWKQKLQGPLSAIQLPTDHPRPHLVQTYRSELSARVLSKSLNADLTSLSQKLGGTLFMVLIATFEILLHRYSQQKDILITFASASRGHIETERVVGFFSNTLVQRINFEGDLTFRELFERVREASLEANMHQDLPFEKLVEELPPELTRSRSPLFQIKFALNPPWSNGRGMASVQLPDLTITPLINYIDNGETKYDLALAMREQENGLEMVIGYNADLFESSTIARMMGHFQTLLESIVANPEQKIAVLPMLTTPEKQQILSEWNNNNVPIPELCIHQLFESQVAQTPEAIAVIAMDAKLTYRELNSRANQLAHYLQSQGVDTETMIAICVERSADMLIAMLGVLKAGGTYIPLNPDYPHDRRISKLRNAQVSFILTQANLLDSFSEYGFSVFCLDANWEAIAKCSSDNLLTSIDPDNLAYVIYTSGSTGEPKGVTISHRSMVNHCLAVGKVYELNTQDRVLQFSNISFDVAIEEIFPTWLKGGTLILAQPEVYNSITKFIDSLAQQAITVINIPTAFWNEMVSGMSILDYSLPKSLRLVIVGGEKVSKATYQKWRSLVGDYPRWLNGYGPTEATVTATIYDPCSSENNLPADSEIPIGRAIANLQTYVLDVNLQPCPIGVNGELYIGGVGLSRGYLNRPDITAERFIRNPFSNNPKDRLYKTGDTAFYLPDGNIGFIGRSDFQIKIRGFRVEPLEVETQLEKYPAVSNSVVLCQESPNGYKILVAYLSSKEDQGIDVEDLKNFLQRKLPSYMIPSSFVILDTLPLTANGKVDRQALLTLGTDRLVDVEVILPRDELEQRLASIWQKLLGINEISVNANFFELGGNSLLSVRLVTEIEKVFNYHFPISSFFEMGTIAKIANWMREKPSETISPEDVPLGLSLEDYRAFLSLCGGRIGKHIGKRGLIVEVPPTEMKSSRPFVWIGYIDFGKNLGLPQPVYTIPGGSWTPLHSTENYIEAIASVIVDELLSIPQDEPYLIGGNCYEGLVAMEVACQLQKKGKKVDFLAIIDREGPSKIYDVLCQLDLKLCILKFHLMQFLPLSLTEKGKYILERLFSFNAMEEINKSENELDFSQFMADQSPEKPHRLMSEYDRILPQAWDSIDEVCRNHSSKVFSGKVVLTAPKKSGLKSRTKDVLWTDLSWLFPYCGWGKLLTGKVSLHKLDCAHADVGMKKNADQIGQIIWKATEEFRS; encoded by the coding sequence ATGAATACTCTTGATTCCTTATTATTTGAATTGAGTCAGAGAGATGTGCATCTTTGGTTAGAAGGTGAGCGTTTACGATATCGGGCCGCTAAAGATGCTATTACGCCTGAATTGCTTATTGAGATCAAAAACCGCAAAGCTGAAATTGTTCAGTTCCTGCGTCAAGCCACACAAAACAGTAGCCCGCAGTTGCCTCCAATTGTAAAGATTGATCGTAATACCACTTTACCTCTGTCTTTTGCTCAACAGCGCCTTTGGTATCTTCATAAATTTGAACCTGATAGCTCTTCCAACAACATGCCTGTCGTGTTTAGTTTTAGAGGGATACTCAACGTTTCAGCACTTGAAAAAAGTTTACATTCGGTGATTGCTCGCCATGAAGTGCTGCGAACTATATTCCCCTCTGTAAATGGGCAACCTACTCAAGTAATTTTGCCTGAAGTAGATATTGACATATCAGTAGAGGATCTCAGGTTAGTTCCTACCGAATATCGTGATGCAAAGGCTCGGAAAAGAGCTACAGCATTGGCGCAATGCTCATTCAATCTAGAAACTGGACCAATGATACGAGTGCTGCTCCTACAGTTGACTGAGGTTGAACATCTACTCGTTTTCAACATACACAATATAGTTTGTGATGCAGCATCATCTGATGTTTTCTATCAAGATTTCAACACTCTTTATACTGCTTATGCAAATAATCAAGACTCCCCTTTACCAGAACTCTCAGTTCAATATGTTGATTTTGCAAATTGGCAACGTAATTGGCTTCAAGGTGAAGTGTTAGAATCCCAACTTAATTATTGGAAGCAGAAATTACAGGGACCTCTTTCAGCTATTCAGTTACCAACCGATCATCCTCGTCCTCACTTAGTTCAGACCTATCGTAGTGAACTTAGTGCGCGAGTGTTGTCAAAATCATTAAATGCCGATCTCACTAGCTTGAGTCAGAAGCTAGGAGGAACATTATTTATGGTTCTGATTGCTACATTTGAGATTTTATTGCATCGGTACTCTCAGCAGAAAGATATTCTCATTACGTTTGCTAGTGCTAGTCGAGGTCATATAGAAACGGAGAGAGTAGTGGGGTTCTTCTCCAACACTCTAGTTCAACGCATTAACTTTGAGGGGGATCTGACTTTCCGAGAACTTTTTGAGCGCGTGCGTGAGGCTTCTCTCGAAGCCAATATGCATCAAGACTTGCCCTTTGAAAAATTAGTCGAAGAATTGCCGCCAGAGCTTACCCGTAGTAGATCTCCTTTATTTCAAATAAAATTTGCGCTTAACCCACCTTGGTCTAATGGACGTGGTATGGCTTCTGTGCAACTTCCTGATTTGACAATCACACCATTGATAAATTACATCGATAATGGTGAGACTAAATATGACCTAGCTCTAGCCATGAGAGAGCAAGAAAATGGACTGGAAATGGTTATTGGTTATAACGCCGACTTGTTTGAGTCCAGTACAATTGCCAGAATGATGGGGCATTTTCAAACTCTATTAGAAAGTATCGTCGCTAATCCTGAGCAGAAGATAGCTGTTCTACCAATGCTTACAACTCCAGAAAAGCAGCAGATTTTATCTGAATGGAATAATAACAACGTCCCAATTCCAGAACTTTGCATTCATCAATTATTTGAATCCCAAGTTGCTCAGACCCCAGAAGCGATCGCAGTTATTGCTATGGATGCGAAACTAACTTATCGTGAATTGAACAGCCGAGCCAATCAACTAGCTCACTATCTACAATCTCAGGGCGTTGACACGGAGACGATGATTGCCATCTGTGTAGAACGATCAGCAGATATGCTGATCGCAATGCTTGGTGTACTCAAAGCTGGCGGAACCTATATACCTTTAAATCCCGATTATCCCCATGATCGGCGAATATCTAAGTTACGCAATGCTCAGGTTTCTTTTATTCTAACGCAGGCTAATCTGCTGGATTCTTTCTCAGAGTATGGTTTTAGTGTATTTTGCCTAGATGCTAACTGGGAAGCGATCGCCAAGTGTAGTAGTGATAATCTCCTAACTTCAATAGATCCTGATAACTTGGCATACGTCATTTATACATCAGGTTCCACAGGCGAACCCAAGGGCGTTACCATTTCTCACCGCAGTATGGTCAACCATTGTCTAGCAGTTGGCAAAGTATATGAGTTAAATACTCAAGATCGAGTTTTACAATTTTCAAATATCAGTTTCGATGTCGCGATAGAAGAAATTTTCCCAACTTGGCTGAAGGGCGGTACTTTGATTTTAGCCCAGCCTGAGGTTTACAACTCTATTACCAAGTTCATTGATAGTCTTGCTCAACAAGCAATTACAGTAATTAATATACCAACAGCTTTTTGGAATGAAATGGTTAGTGGTATGTCAATTTTAGATTATTCGCTTCCAAAAAGCCTCCGTCTAGTAATTGTGGGAGGAGAGAAAGTTTCTAAAGCTACCTATCAAAAGTGGCGATCGCTTGTGGGGGACTACCCTAGATGGCTCAATGGTTATGGTCCCACTGAAGCTACTGTCACAGCTACAATCTACGATCCCTGTAGTTCTGAAAATAATCTTCCTGCTGACTCTGAAATTCCTATCGGTCGTGCGATCGCCAATCTTCAGACCTATGTTTTAGATGTTAATTTACAACCTTGCCCGATTGGGGTGAATGGAGAACTATACATTGGCGGAGTTGGTCTTAGTCGTGGCTACTTAAATCGTCCAGATATTACTGCTGAGAGATTTATTCGTAATCCTTTCTCTAACAATCCCAAGGATCGTCTTTATAAAACTGGCGATACTGCTTTCTATTTACCCGACGGGAATATTGGATTTATCGGTAGATCTGATTTTCAAATTAAAATTCGCGGCTTTAGAGTTGAACCCCTCGAAGTTGAGACTCAATTGGAAAAGTATCCTGCTGTCAGTAACTCAGTTGTGCTATGCCAAGAATCGCCAAATGGCTACAAGATTTTAGTTGCCTATCTCAGTTCTAAAGAGGATCAGGGAATTGATGTTGAAGATCTAAAGAACTTTCTTCAACGCAAGCTACCATCCTATATGATACCTAGTAGTTTTGTCATTTTAGATACCTTACCTCTAACGGCAAATGGCAAGGTGGATCGCCAAGCCCTGCTCACTTTAGGTACAGATAGGTTAGTAGATGTAGAAGTAATTTTGCCTCGTGATGAACTAGAGCAACGACTAGCATCTATTTGGCAAAAGCTTTTAGGTATCAACGAAATAAGTGTAAATGCCAACTTTTTCGAGTTAGGAGGTAATTCACTTCTGTCAGTCCGTTTAGTTACGGAAATAGAAAAAGTCTTTAACTATCATTTCCCAATATCCTCATTTTTTGAAATGGGAACGATCGCCAAAATCGCTAATTGGATGCGTGAAAAACCTTCTGAAACAATATCACCTGAAGACGTTCCTTTAGGGCTTAGTTTAGAAGACTATCGGGCTTTTCTATCCTTGTGCGGTGGTCGAATTGGTAAGCATATTGGCAAACGAGGTTTAATTGTAGAAGTTCCTCCAACCGAGATGAAATCATCTCGACCTTTTGTTTGGATTGGTTATATTGATTTCGGCAAGAATTTAGGATTACCCCAACCTGTATATACCATACCTGGTGGTAGTTGGACTCCATTACATTCCACAGAAAACTATATTGAAGCGATCGCCTCAGTAATAGTTGATGAGCTACTCTCAATTCCGCAAGATGAACCTTACTTGATTGGAGGGAACTGCTATGAAGGGCTTGTGGCGATGGAAGTAGCTTGCCAATTACAGAAAAAGGGCAAAAAGGTTGATTTCCTTGCAATAATTGATAGAGAAGGACCATCTAAAATATATGATGTGTTGTGCCAACTCGATCTCAAACTTTGCATACTTAAATTTCATCTCATGCAATTCTTGCCACTGTCATTGACTGAAAAAGGTAAGTATATTCTCGAAAGATTGTTTTCCTTTAATGCGATGGAAGAGATAAATAAATCTGAGAATGAGTTGGATTTTAGTCAGTTTATGGCTGATCAATCTCCCGAAAAGCCCCATAGACTAATGAGTGAATATGATCGCATACTACCGCAAGCATGGGATTCTATTGACGAAGTATGTAGAAATCATAGCTCTAAAGTTTTTTCTGGAAAGGTTGTACTAACAGCACCGAAAAAGAGCGGACTAAAATCAAGAACAAAGGATGTCCTGTGGACGGATCTATCGTGGCTCTTTCCCTATTGTGGGTGGGGGAAACTATTAACTGGAAAAGTTTCATTGCATAAACTTGACTGCGCTCATGCTGATGTAGGTATGAAGAAAAATGCTGACCAGATTGGTCAGATCATCTGGAAAGCTACTGAAGAGTTTCGTTCGTAA
- a CDS encoding non-ribosomal peptide synthetase: MNSPSGTQPKFTTVDFNPFADGELLLTAPATESQKEIWASVQMGSDANCAYNESQKLWLRGILNTDALRLALQELVLRHEALRTTFSPDGINLCIVASLNLEIPEIDLSGLDSGERDTKLADLLKQAVETPFDLEHGPLIRVQLIKTQDQENLLLLTAHHIICDGWSWAVLMTDLGKLYTSLKNGETHDLEEPANFSEYAIAQQEAKGSEEEIETEAYWLNQFSDSIPVLDFPTDRPRPPVRTFNAAREDWDLDPTLVSNLKQLGNKLGCSFTTTLLTSFEVFLHRLTGSNEIMVGIPAAGQAATGNYQLVSHCVNLLPLKSWVDGTQAFSDYLQIRRPVILDAYDHQLFTFGSLVEKLAIPRDTSRIPLVPITFNLDQGLDNDRLLFEDLKVEFSTNPRSYENFEIFINATELRGKVTLECQYNTNLFDAATIRRRLAEFEALLIGIVSAPDTIIDRLPLLPETELQLLTSWNQTQVDYPRNSSIQEVFEAQVLATPDAIALIFENEQLSYQELNCRANQLAHYLIGLGIGADSLVGIYIERSLETIIGILGILKAGGAYVPLDPSYPPERLAFMVADTQVSVLLTQQKLVEQFPPSKAQVVCLDTDWQAIALQSQENPTCNVTPDNLAYVIYTSGSTGVPKGVSVVHRGVVRLVKSANYADFSPEQIFLQLAPLAFDASTFEIWGALLNGARLVLFPSDKPSLEELGQVIQGYQVTIIWLTAGLFHLMVDEQIEALRPLQQLLAGGDVLSVNHVQRFREALPNCKLINGYGPTESTTFTCCYPIEDAKTIGNSVPIGRPINNTQVYILNPQLQPMPIGAIGEIYIGGDGLASGYFNRPELTTERFVPNPFSSQSGTKLYKTGDLACYFLDGNIEFIGRIDNQVKIRGFRIELGEVEAVLSKYPTIQKSVVIIREDIPADKRIVAYFVPVSGQEVSVNELRNFFQQKLPDYMIPNAFVSLDSLPLSPNGKIARKELPAPDGIINSQGRYEPPRNSMEQQIADIWAQVLNLERVGIYDNFFELGGHSLLATQIISRLRKVFAVELTLRIFFEAPTIGGLVEKIVTLNWAKQSMKAAQNDLSDFYEEGEL, from the coding sequence ATGAATTCTCCATCAGGTACTCAACCCAAATTTACTACTGTTGACTTTAATCCTTTCGCAGATGGAGAATTACTTTTAACAGCACCAGCGACCGAATCTCAAAAAGAAATTTGGGCTTCAGTGCAAATGGGTAGTGATGCTAACTGTGCCTACAATGAATCACAGAAGTTGTGGTTAAGAGGAATACTTAATACTGATGCTTTACGGTTAGCTTTGCAAGAGCTAGTCCTTCGCCATGAAGCTTTGAGAACAACCTTTAGTCCTGATGGAATTAATCTTTGTATTGTGGCTTCACTCAATCTTGAAATTCCAGAAATCGATCTTTCTGGATTGGATTCGGGGGAACGAGATACTAAGTTAGCGGACTTGCTAAAGCAAGCTGTAGAGACTCCATTCGACCTTGAGCATGGCCCATTGATTCGGGTACAGCTAATTAAGACTCAAGATCAGGAAAATCTTCTACTATTGACGGCACATCATATTATTTGTGATGGCTGGTCTTGGGCTGTGCTAATGACCGATCTTGGCAAGTTATATACCTCCTTAAAAAATGGAGAAACGCACGACTTAGAAGAACCAGCAAATTTTAGTGAATATGCGATCGCCCAACAAGAAGCTAAGGGTAGTGAAGAAGAAATCGAGACCGAAGCATATTGGCTAAACCAGTTTTCTGATTCCATTCCTGTCTTAGATTTTCCGACAGATCGCCCTCGTCCACCAGTTCGCACCTTCAATGCTGCTCGCGAAGATTGGGATTTAGATCCTACTTTAGTTAGCAATTTAAAGCAATTGGGAAACAAGCTAGGATGCAGTTTTACAACTACTTTGTTGACCAGCTTTGAGGTGTTTCTGCATCGGTTAACTGGAAGCAATGAAATTATGGTGGGGATTCCTGCGGCTGGACAGGCTGCGACAGGAAATTATCAGCTAGTAAGTCATTGTGTCAATTTGCTCCCTTTAAAAAGTTGGGTGGATGGAACACAAGCATTCAGTGACTACTTACAGATACGCCGACCAGTCATTTTGGATGCCTATGATCATCAATTATTTACCTTTGGCAGTTTAGTAGAAAAGTTGGCAATCCCTCGCGATACTAGCCGCATTCCACTAGTACCGATTACATTTAACCTCGATCAAGGGCTGGATAACGATCGCCTATTGTTTGAGGATCTCAAAGTAGAGTTCTCTACTAATCCTCGTAGCTATGAGAACTTTGAAATATTTATTAATGCCACAGAGCTGCGGGGCAAGGTTACTTTAGAATGCCAATACAACACCAACCTGTTTGATGCCGCAACGATTCGTCGTCGCTTGGCGGAGTTTGAGGCTCTATTGATTGGGATTGTGTCTGCTCCCGATACAATTATTGACCGCTTACCACTCTTACCAGAAACCGAGCTACAGCTACTAACATCATGGAATCAAACACAAGTAGATTATCCTCGTAATTCTTCAATTCAAGAGGTGTTTGAAGCACAAGTACTTGCTACCCCAGACGCGATCGCTTTGATTTTTGAGAACGAACAGCTTAGCTATCAAGAGTTAAACTGTCGGGCGAACCAACTAGCTCACTACTTGATAGGCTTGGGTATTGGCGCTGATAGTTTAGTCGGCATTTACATTGAGCGATCGCTAGAAACAATCATTGGCATTCTTGGTATTTTGAAGGCTGGTGGTGCATATGTCCCACTCGATCCCTCCTATCCTCCAGAACGATTAGCATTTATGGTGGCAGACACTCAGGTGTCTGTTCTGCTTACACAGCAAAAATTGGTGGAGCAGTTTCCCCCTAGCAAGGCTCAAGTTGTTTGCTTAGATACGGATTGGCAAGCGATCGCTTTACAAAGCCAAGAAAATCCCACTTGTAATGTGACCCCAGACAATCTTGCCTATGTGATCTATACCTCTGGCTCAACTGGTGTTCCAAAGGGCGTAAGTGTTGTCCACCGAGGAGTAGTAAGACTGGTCAAGAGTGCTAATTATGCTGATTTTAGCCCTGAACAAATCTTTCTCCAATTGGCTCCTCTTGCCTTTGATGCCTCCACTTTTGAAATTTGGGGGGCGCTGTTGAATGGAGCACGGTTAGTTCTATTTCCATCGGACAAACCCTCGCTTGAAGAATTAGGTCAGGTTATTCAAGGCTATCAAGTCACAATTATTTGGCTTACTGCTGGATTATTTCACCTGATGGTAGACGAACAAATTGAAGCGTTACGCCCATTACAACAATTGTTAGCGGGTGGCGATGTACTTTCCGTAAATCATGTCCAGCGTTTTCGAGAAGCTTTACCTAACTGTAAGTTGATTAACGGTTATGGTCCCACCGAAAGCACAACTTTTACTTGCTGTTATCCCATTGAAGATGCAAAAACTATAGGTAACTCTGTGCCAATTGGTCGTCCCATTAACAACACACAGGTTTATATATTGAACCCCCAATTGCAACCTATGCCCATTGGGGCGATCGGGGAAATATATATTGGCGGGGATGGATTAGCATCGGGTTACTTTAATCGCCCTGAGTTGACAACCGAGCGATTTGTTCCTAATCCCTTTAGTAGTCAATCAGGAACCAAACTCTATAAAACTGGTGACTTAGCTTGCTATTTCCTCGATGGGAATATTGAGTTTATTGGACGCATTGACAATCAGGTGAAAATTCGGGGTTTTAGGATCGAACTAGGCGAGGTTGAGGCAGTCCTGAGTAAATATCCAACCATCCAAAAATCTGTTGTCATCATTCGAGAAGATATACCTGCGGATAAGAGGATAGTGGCTTATTTTGTACCAGTATCAGGACAAGAGGTTTCTGTAAATGAGTTGCGTAACTTTTTTCAGCAAAAGCTGCCTGACTATATGATTCCTAATGCTTTTGTCAGTTTAGATTCATTACCCTTATCTCCTAATGGCAAGATTGCTCGCAAAGAACTGCCAGCACCCGATGGAATAATTAACTCGCAAGGGAGATATGAGCCTCCTCGCAACTCTATGGAGCAGCAGATCGCTGATATTTGGGCGCAGGTACTTAATTTAGAACGCGTGGGTATCTACGACAATTTCTTTGAGTTAGGGGGACACTCCTTGTTGGCAACTCAAATAATTTCAAGGCTTCGGAAAGTTTTTGCCGTTGAACTAACACTGCGAATTTTCTTTGAAGCACCTACTATAGGAGGCTTGGTCGAGAAAATAGTAACATTAAACTGGGCGAAACAAAGTATGAAAGCTGCTCAAAATGATCTATCGGATTTCTACGAGGAGGGAGAACTATGA